A window of Ascochyta rabiei chromosome 6, complete sequence genomic DNA:
GGGCCCACTACCGGACGACGTTGTGCAGGCGTTGGACGAGGCATGGTTGGTTGCAAAGGCCACGGCTCCGACTTATTTCCGATAGGGAATCGGATAGCTTCGAAGTAGTTTAAGCAATAGCGCTTGGTCCTGTCACTTGTAAAACTTCTAATACGTCGTATCCAAAGCCAAGATTGAAGACAGTAGGTCACCACACTACTCGGTTCTGTGCCATGCGGGTTTGAGTTAATCCCAGGACGAGTTGGGTTACTGGTGGAGTGGGTGTTTTGTAATCGTTTTGAGCTTCTCAACCCACAGTAGCGAACGTGTGCAAATTGAGGTATGGTTGCGATAGGAGTCCACCCGAGAGGTCAGTTTGAAAGCACACCTCGTGACTGCGCGTTAGCTTTTCACATTGAATTGCGTCTCTCTTGCCATCTGCTCTTGAACAACTAACCGCCCCACACTATGTCAAAGGTACAAAAAGTCACGGAGTACCAAGAACGCGTCTATGCACTCCTGCAGCAGATACCCGAGGGGCGCATCACAACATATGCTGCAATGTCGAAAGCGTTGAACAGCTCTCCGCGCGCAGTTGGCGGCGCGCTGAGAAGCAATCCATTCGCACCCGATATACCTTGTCATAGGTGTATAGCTAGCACAGGTGTATGTTTCAGTCTCAGCCGTGTTTACTCCGCCCTGGCTCCTGTACTTTTGATTGCTAGGCAGGCTGACATCTCGTGAATAGTTTGTTGGCGGCTTTAAGGGCGACTGGGAAAAAGTGCCAAGCGGGCAGAACCAAGAGTCGAAACGGATGTTGCTTGAAGGCGAAGGCGTGTTATTTGATGCGAATGGGTACTTGATTGACAAGAAAGTCTTGTGGGATGAGTTTGATATGAAGAAGTTGAGGTGAGCAGGAAAGGGTGGGGCGGACAGAGGTGGGGCTACGTCACAACTCCAAAAAGTTCTAGATATTCGACATGGGCTACATCAGATACATCACAGCTTGCCCAGGTACAAAACAGCAACTATAAAGTCGAGTAACATCTATTGTGTACGTGATTTATTACAGTCAAACCCGCAGAACTTCCCACTCGCGCAATGGGTCCGAAGAGAAAAGACTTCCTGAAGCCAGGCAAGCCGAAAGGCAAGCTGAAGGCGCCCGATCCACAGACCGAGAACGACTTCCTGGAAGCTGCAGACGAGCACGAACAAGCTGCAGGCAAGTGGCGGGCTGGCGACGCTGCCAAAGCAACCCGTTTCTTCAATCGTGCCATCGACACTTACAATGAAGGCCTGAAGCGGCACCCGCAGTCGTTCGACCTGGCCTACAACAAGTGAGTTCGTGCCTGTACGTACTGTATGGGGTAGCTTCTAACCAAATCAGAGCAAACTTAGAATACAGTCTTTCAGAGGATGAGAGAATTCTACCCCATCTGGGAAGCAGGACAGCATTGTTGGAAGAGACCCTCAACTCTCATCGCCATGCCATATCGTTGAACCCTACCAATACAGACATATTATTCAACACTGCACAGGTCCTTACTTCTCTAGCAGAAACTGGCCTAGAAGATGGAACTCAAGAGATTGCTAAAGTGCCAGCGAGAACGCTGCTGGAAGAAGCTGTGGACATCTTCACCGGATGCCTACAAAAGCAGCAGCAAGAGTATGAGCAAATGCAGGCAGAGATTGCAAAAGCCCAGGCGTCTGGAGAGTACCAAGAGGCATGGGAAGGTGACCGACCGCAGCCTGCTGAGACTGAAAAGCAGGACGACGCAGAATCGGCTTCGACGTCACCAGAAGGGCCGGGAGACTGGGCCACAGTTGAAGAGCCCGTGACACCATTGACCATTCTTGAGACGTGTACTGCGCAGTTGGGAGCTCTTATTACCCTGCTTGGACTATACACTCCAGAAGACCTGCCCAGCATCGAGAAGAAAGCCCAGGACGGTCTCCTGACGGCAACAGAAATCATCCCTGCTCTGATAGACATCATCGATGCATCGCCAGAGTCGGATTCCGAGGAAGAAACCGAAGCAGGACCCACACTGTCCATAGGACAATCATCTGCAGCAGAAGAagcctcaacaacacccaaAGAAGACGCACTTCTTGCTGCAGCAAACTTCCAGGCCAGTATTGCAGAAGCCATGTGCCGCAGCGGCAGAAGCACATCGGCACAATACGCACAACAGGTTGAGCAGACATTCGCTCTACTGATCAAAGAATCCCAAGGGACTAAAAGCCCCGGGCTTGCGTACATCAACATTCGATCGTCGTACGCAGACGCACTCATCGACCTTGCTTCCTCGATAGCAGACAATCTACAGTACACCACCTCGTCACCCACCTTCATCTCTGATCTGGAGCTCCAATGGACCGCGCTATCGCAAGCCCAGCAGACACTGACCGAAGTCTCCTCGCCACCCTTCTCCTCTCTGCTGTCGCCATCCCGTCTAGCAGACATCTTCCTAGCCCGCGGCGACACAGAGCTCTTCCGCTTCCGCCTCGCAACCACGCCGGGCGCGAAACAAGCATGGGCAAACAGCAACACCGTTGTGGTAGCCAACGCCGGCGTGTTTTACCGTGGCGCCAGAAGCTACGCGCAGAACGCAGGCGCTGCGGCAACACGTGGCATCGCCGACGCAAAGGCGATCGTAGCAGAGATCCTGAAAGAAGTGGCGAGTGGTTCGAACACAAGAAAGGAGGGCTGGAAAGGCAGAAGCGCGGAAGTTGCGGCCGTGCTGGGCCAGATGGTAGAAGAGGGCATCGTCGCCGAGGAGAACGCACAGGGTGTGTTGAGATTTGCAGAGTGAATGTGTTTCCCTCTCACACACGTGCTGCTCAAGCCATTCGTTTGCATACCATCGAGCGCATGACTACATACGAACAAACTCTGCTATATCATGCCGaccttctctcttctttttctctcactctctctctctctcactCCTTCCACACACACCCAACCTAACCCCCAGCATGTCCGAACAGCACCCCAAAAAACCAGAAGCCCGGCCCGCAGGCGCGCCTCCAAACCGCAACGACGTCTTCAACCCCACCGACGACAAGCAGAAGCGCGACGCCGCCAGCGCAGACGAAGGGAAGATCTCCATCTGGGACGCGCTGAAGGACAAGGGAAACGCGGCGCGGCGCAAGAGTATGCAGTTCCTGGGTCTGGACGCAGCGGGGAAAAGAGACGGCGGAAAAGAGCAATGAAGGCGAAGTAAATTGGTAAGACGAGACAAAGACGAGACAAAGACGAGCTAGGAAATGCAGGAGATGGCGTGACATGGGCGTGTTGAGTGAGCGAGCGGTGGAGAGGGGGtggagggagggaggggtGTAGGGAGGGAGTGCGAGGTGATTAGTATTACAGCAGcttcactcactcactcactcacccACTTCCCATCTCCCGCCTCAAGCAGCATCACCTCTGCTCTCCCCAGACAAACAAAATACAACGTTCTAGACAAGCACGAAATCGGAACAAGGGGAAAAGCGTGGACGTTCAAGGCGTTCGTTTTTCGGATACAtggaaaaaaaaaaaactcCAAAAAAAAACCCCAAACAGCATACTGTACTTTTTAAAtgtcttttctttcttttacgGTCAAAACTGGcgttttttttcttttcccaAATTTGGTTTTTGTAATCTGCCATGTGCAGATTGTGTAAAGTTTTTATTAACCATTTGCTTTCTTTGCGTTGGGGTTTGTATTCATGGGTATGAGTTGTTGGCGGTTAGGCGCTCTGGGGAGGGCATGGTGGGTGCGTGATTGTTCGGGGGATCTTTTTCGACGAGGTGGCAAGGTGGTTGTGGATTGCTGATTGCTGCAGTGTGGAAGGCGGGTTGGGTTGGGTAGGGTTGGTTGAAGtaggtggtggaggtgggtGAGATGGAGGCGTGGACTGGCTTGTGTGCATGAGGGGTTCGTGTGCTCAGCTGTGGCGTTGGCTGACTGCATGGGCTCGCGAGGAGCCGCGATGGAGCACTCGAGAACACTCGATGATGTCTCTTGTGTGCAAGAGTAGTCAGCCATAAATCGACTCGCTGGGACGGCGGACGGCGGTGCTGGTGTCGTCATGGTCTGTATTCTCAAGCTATGGGTATCTTTACTTCGCCTCCAATCCACTGTCAAGACATGTACGGTATCGACTACGCCAGGCTCTTTCGCGAGCGCCCGGCAAtgctcttcctcttctctccAAGTGCCGACCCCATCCCGCCCATGGCCACGTCCGCAATCGGTGTCGATACCCTCGGTGTTGCATCGCCGCTCTTCACTCCCGCATCCACGTCTGTGTTTCCGTCCTTGGGCAGCCTGAAGGCTAGGTACGTCTCTTCTGCGCGCTTGCAGGTGTCGAAGACTTCCTCCATGTACTTGTCCACCACGCTCGGCGGGCGGATAGCGCGCGGCAACGCGTTCTTGACCTCGTGCTCGTCGGTCAGAACAAGGACTGTGACGGGCTGGTAAAAGTCAACATCGTTGAGGTCGTTCCTTTCGTCGAAGTCCTCGATGCGGGGTGGCGCGAGGTAAGAGGGGGTGGGTGCGGGTGTGGGCGTAGCGGTGGGGCCGCTGGGCGTTGGCGGGAAGGGCGAATTGGCCGTGCtaggcgcaggcgcaggcgcaggcgcaggcgcaggcgcttGAGCGGGTGTTTGCGGTGGCGCGGGTGTTGGGGAGGGTTTGGCGGCTGCCTCAGACTTTGGCTTCAGCTTGGTGACGAGGAAGCTGAACTTTGCACCAGAACCGTTGGGCAGCCACTCCATGAAGCTGTAGGAGGGGAAGTAGAAGCGGTCGCCGTTTCCTTCTACAAATTCGAACGTGAGAGGGCGATATGTGATGcgcggcggtggtggagcGACATAGTGCGGTGGAGGTTGTTGATAGTGCGTTGGATGGTTGTAGTTCTTTACAGGGTACATGTTCGGGGGAGGTCGTGATTGCGGGGGCGCGTATTGCTGTTGTGGCTGCGGCGGTGCTGGGCTAAACGGCTTGGGTGCGGGTGTGGGCGTGGGTGTGGCTTTTGGAGTGGGTTGATGATGCgggtgttgttgttgtataGGTGGCGTGGGTCGCGGAGGAGGCGGCGTTGGCGCGGAGGATTGTTTTGGTGGCACTGGCGCGGGGGATTGTTTTGGTGGCACTGGCGCTGGAGCCGAGGCGTGCTTTGGTGGTGCCGCGTTTGGGGTTTGCTGTTTaggtggcggtggcggtggcggtgcaGTTGGAGGTTGCTGTTTTGGTGTCGCTACAGCTGGAGTGTGTTGCTTCGGCGGTGCTGGCGTTGGGACGGGCGGCAGCGGCATGGGTGTCTTTGCCTTTTTGTTCTTTTCCAGTATCTCGGTCAGCTCGTTGATGTGTGTTTGGAAGAACTCGAGCTGGTCCTTGCTCGCCTGGCCGGCGGCAACAATCTTCATGACGGCCTTGAGCTCTGGGTCGGTGCCGGCTCTCGCAGCCAGCATGTGGATGACGGGGTCGGGGGCCGGTGTGGACGCTGGGCCTGGGGCTGTCTGCGGAGGGGCTTGCTGGACAGGCTTGAGGGGCGGCGGTCGTGGTTGGGGCTGCTGCTTGGGTGGGTAGGGCGGCTGGTTGtagtgctggtgctggtggtgcgGCGGGTGCTGGCCGTGCTGGCCGTGCTGGCCGTGCTGGCCGTGGTGGCCGTGGTTCGGCCAAGCGCCGTACTGCTGCGGTGGAGGCGGCATCTTCTTGGGGGCGGCGCGGCTGCCCTCCTTGGGGGCGTACAGCTTGATGGGGAACGTGTGCGGCTCGATGACCAGCTGGGCGTCGAGGGCGCCGACCTGGGGGAAGTTCTTCTCAATCTCCTTCTGGCGCGCGCGGGCGGCCTTGTCTGCGTCGGTGCGGTCCGTCATCTTCTTGGGCATGGTGTGCTTCTTGTGGAAGGTGCGGAAGTTGACGCCCGAGACCCAGACGGCGCGCGAGCGGTCGAGGGAGGCGCTGAGCACGCCGCTCTGCTGGATGTTCTGCCATCCGGCCGCCGGCAGATGCAGCGGCTGTGGGTCGGGCAGCGTGGGCAGCGGCTGCCCTTCAGCGACGCGGAGGGGCAGCGTCGGCTTGGGGCCCTGCTGCGCTGTGTCGCCGACGGGCGTGCCGGGCGTGGACGAGTGCTTGACGGCGGTGCTGGCCCGCTTGCGCTTCAGCGTCGACCTGGCGCCCTTGGCCGCCTTCTCGCTGCCCGTGTCGGGGGCGGGCGGCGCAGCTTCTTCGCGGGCGCGCGCCCTCGTCGACCGTCGCGGCTCCGTCATGGCAGCGCAGAGGTGGCCGGTGTCGGTGAGGGAGGGACTGGAGTCCGTCCATCGACACGAACACGGACAGGGAGACTGCGAATGACGCGGCGGCTCGGGCGCGCCAAGGGCCCACCGTTTCCCACGCGCCACGCGCCACGCTACAACAGCCTCACAGCTTGGCCCGAAGTGGCGCCACCCCTGTTGTTCTTCGTTCTTCGCAATGTCCTGCACGCCACGATCGAGAAACGGACGCTGGACGCCTGACGCTGAAGGATCGCGACCGCAACGTCTCGAGATTGCCGTGTCCCGCATCGCTATCGACAAAACGGCACGGCACAATGGAATCTTGGCTGCCGTGCATCCCCTAAGAGAGTCGCCCTTCGCCCTCACTCAACCGCCATGCTCCCGCCTTTCTCTTCCCCTCGCGCCTCTCCACCATGCACGTGCGCACGCGTCTTGCAACCCTTCTGGCCTGTGCTGCCACCGTCTTCGCCCAGAAATGCTTCTTCCCCAACGGCGGTGAAGTCACGTCCGACACGGCTTGCAATCCAAACGCCTTGGTGTCCGCATGCTGCTACGACAACCAGGCCTGTCTGTCCAACGGCCTGTGTGTGTCTGACCCCCACGATCCTGTCAAGGCGCGTCTTCACCGAGGAACCTGTACAGATGCAGACTGGAAGTCGGGGAACTGTCCCCGCCACTGCTTAGGTAGACCGCCAGCCACCCATATCGCGCTCTACATCACTGACGGACACCTCGCAGACGTCGACAACAACGGTGTGCCAGTCTACAGCTGCAACTCCACCGCCACGGACTCGTACTGCTGCTACGATGGCTGCGACTGCAAGACCAACTCAGGATTCGACGTCTTTACCTTTGCGCAATCACCCGCAGACGTATACACGTTGACCATCATCGGCGAATCCTACACCCAAACCCACACGTCCGCCGCTTCTTCGACTTCCTCCATCGCAACGCCCAGCGCATCAGCATCCGGAACTTCATCTGGAGCACTGTTCTCTGCAGCACCGTCAGCCTCCCATGCGAGCGCTTCGGCGACTTCTGCACCCACCGCCGCTGCCGAACCAGCAGACAAGACAAACACCACGGCTCTGGGTGTCGGCCTAGGCGTCGGCATCCCCCTCGCTGCGCTCCTCGCTGCAGCCGTCTTCTTCCTGCTGCGGCGGCGCAAGAACCGCGATGCCTACCAGCCACCGTCTGAGATGGCTGCAGACGAGTACGCTCTGGACTCAAGGTCGCCGTCAACAAAGTATGCGTACATGGCTGAGGCCGAAGTCGAAGCTGGGAGGTAAGAGGATACTGGCTTCCGCCTAGCATATCCGGAACGGAGGAGAAAGTGGCTGACAAACGACAGGGATGCGCCCGTCGCTCAAGAGTTGAGTGGAGAGCGGAACGAGAAGCTCATTGAGCTGCCGGCAAGTACACCGAGCACAGCAGCCGGGCTACAGGCAGTGGAGCTGGAATCACCTCTAAGCTCACCCACCGAAACGACGAACCGTGCTACTCCCGCCACGAAAGACGTCCACACATGAAATGTAGAGAATTCGGCCTAGTCCAGCATCCACGCCAGTAGCTGCAGCGCAGCAATGGCCTTGCAAGTACCACTGACCACACAGCCCAACACCACATGGCCGACGTGAAAAGTGAGAGCGCAACCACGCGCAACAAAGATACCCACCCACCCGCCTTCTCATCGAGAAGTGGAGAATAGTAATTAGTAATCCATAATTCTTCCCCTTCTCCAAAGCGCACTGTGTACAACCGCCGACGCCTCAATCCCTTCCACGTGCCTACCAAGTCACGATGCCGAAGAGCAGAAGACTGATTGCAAACACCACACCATCCAGAACCCCATACACACCATCCCTCCATCAACGCACACCCCATGCATCACAGCCAGTTCCAGCACACACCCGCGCCAGAAAAAAAtgttaaaaaaaaaaaaaattcAAACTAGCAATAACGCATAAACCCCGCTCGCGCACCTTCGCCACTAGCCCGTCCGACCTTTGTCATTTCACTGccacccccccccccccccgcaAGGCACCCACAGTCGCTGTTTTCCAACGCGCATTCAGAGTCGCGTATGAACCCTGTGCCGGAAGATCCGCTGCTCGGTACGGCTAGCATGGCGGGGATGGCCTGGTTGCCGCGGGGCGGGGCGAGGGAGGGATGCGCCTGAGACGGGTACTGTTTCATGGTTTGTGGCTGTgaggatggatggatggatggatggatggaatAGGGAAATGGAAGGtagaggtggaggtggaggtggaggtgtgACTGAATGTGAGCATGAAAAGGGGAAAGTCAGGGGATATATACCACGCTGGCAACTCTTACTCTCACTACCAACGACACCGGGTTGGAATCAAATTCACGTTCACGTTCAAGTTCACGTTCACGTTCAAGTTCACGTTCAAGTTCAGTGTATGAAGAACTGAATGAAGGAATGAGTGTATTCATATATACTGTATAGAGACTCGTTTTCGTATCAACATGACATGGCATGGTCCCAGAGACTCCCTCCAGGCCAATACCTCCCCCCCTATCCCCCACCCCGTGCGCCGGTAATGCAATGTGCTTCTCTCAGCAACGTGTATATGTGTCTGGTGTGGTGTACAACAATCCTTTGGTTCCAGACCGGGTATCGTCCCCAAAATGTGTGATGAAAAAAATGTGGTGAAAGAGTGACGGAAAAGTATATCAAGCGATATGTAGGGTTATCATCAGGTGTCTCCGCCTGAGAAACTCAGTGCTTGTGCATGTGGCTGATGAGACCGCGGTGGCGGCGCACCACGCGGCCGTTGTAGCCGCGCTTCTGGATCGTGCCGTTGGAGCACGTCGTGCCAGCTGCGACCGCCTGCCACACGACCTTGCCCTGGTTGCAGAGGCCGAAC
This region includes:
- a CDS encoding Methylated-DNA--[protein]-cysteine S-methyltransferase is translated as MSKVQKVTEYQERVYALLQQIPEGRITTYAAMSKALNSSPRAVGGALRSNPFAPDIPCHRCIASTGFVGGFKGDWEKVPSGQNQESKRMLLEGEGVLFDANGYLIDKKVLWDEFDMKKLR